The Bremerella alba genome includes the window GGCGTTTTTGGGTGCTAAGCGTCTACGCCGCGGTAACAACGACGTTAGTACTTTGGTCCTACCTCGATACGGCCAAGGAAGTCAAAGCTCAGAATGCCTAAAACCAACGATCGACGCTTCGACCCCGTTCAATGAGAAACCCCGTCCACTCGGTTCACCTTGGACAAAATTAGCCCGACGTAACGTGGTGAAGCGAATACGAGGCCCCATTATCCCACTCAACGATATCACGATCTATTTTAGGCGAAAAATGCGGATAAATTACCTGCGAGCCGATCAAGCAGGGATCGACTTCGGCTTTTGCGCTGAATTATGCTAGGGGAAACTCGTTTGCCAAGTCTTTCCTTCTCAAGTGAGTCTCTCATGTCTTTTTCGCTGCGAAATCTCCTTGTTATCTCGATTGCATTGCTCGTTATAAGTGGTGGCGGTACGGCTGCTGCTTGGGGCCAATCCTCTGCTTCGGGTGAACCAACTTCAGAGAAGAAACTCCGCATCATTTGTTTTGGCGCCCATCCGGACGATGCCGAGTACAAAAGTGGTGGCACGGCCATCAAGTGGGCCAAGCAAGGGCACCAAGTGAAGTTGGTCTCGGTCACCAACGGAGATATCGGTCATTGGCAGATGTCTGGAGGTGAACTAGCTCAGCGCCGCGCGGCCGAGTCGGCGGAGGTGGCTAAACGAATGGGAGTCGTTTCCCAAGTGCTCGACATCCATGACGGCGAACTGCTGCCCACGCTGGAGAATCGCCGCAAGATCACACGTCTCATCCGTGATTGGAATGCAGATATCGTCATCAGCCATCGACCGTGGGATTACCACCCCGATCACCGCAACGTGGGCATTCTTGTGCAAGATGCGGCGTTCATGGTCTTAGTGCCGTATTTCTGTCCTGATACACCGCCACTGAAGCAGAACCCGGTCTTTCTCTATTCAAGCGACCGCTTCCAGAAGCCGTATCCCTTCCGTCCTGATGTTGCGATCGCGCTCGACGATGTATTCGAGGAAAAGGTTGACGCATTGATGGCTTTGGAATCGCAGATCTTTGAAGGGGGTGCGCTGGGCAGTCCCGAATATGTCGCCGAGGTCCCGCCTGCATCCAAGCCGGAATTGCGTCGGCAGTTCGTCCACGATCGCTGGACAAAGCGTCAAGGATCGGAAGCCAAGCAGCACCGCGGACTTTTGCAGCAATGGTACGGAGAAGAACTCGGCAACAAAATACAATTCGCCGAGACCTTCGAGGTGTGCGAATACGGTCGTCAGCCAACGCCGGAAGAGCTTCGCGAGTTATTCCCGTTCTTTCCCCAGGCGTTAAGCAATTGATGTGTAGCGTGCGCTACGCAACGCGAGGCGAACGCCAGCTTTGTATTCTCGACAAGGCGAAATCGAAGAGGACGATTACCAGTACCGAGAGCCCAAACGTTGGTAGCGTAAAGCATAGCACTAGGATGGTGATCCAAACCCAGCGCGAGACGCCGCCGGGGGTTGGCGTGGCTGGAAAGCCCGTTTTTCCTTTGGGGCGTCGCTTCCACCACATCCAGATGCCAGTGAACGGCATGGCGACGAGGAGGACACAAGCCACGAGCCAGAAGATCTTTGTGGTCATCCCCAGTACGCTACCGACATGCAGTGGGTAGGCCCAGGTGTGCCACCAGTAGCGGTCGTTATTCCACAGATCTTCGACGTCCATGACCATGCCGGTGTCGCGATGAAGCTTGAGCCCGGTCGAGTCCATCGCCCCATAGGTTCCGCGAGCATAGTCGTTAATCGCGGAAACATCATAGTGATCGTCCGACTTGGTAGGAAGGGTCAGGGTGACGTCCCGATCGGGGTAAAGCTCGCGCGCCTTGGTCATGGCGGCTTGCAGTTCGAGCTTCGGGGCGACGTAAGCCTCTTTTGCACCTTTCGACTTCGAACCGCCCTTGCCGGGCTCCTCCTTCTCGACGACTTCGCTGCCAATAAGAGGGTTGGTAACCTGGTAGAACGATTCTCCCCAGACAACCGTGTAGAACAATCCCGTCACGATAATGAGCAGGCAGATCGGTGTCAGGTAGATGCCTGGCACCGTGTGGAGATCGCGGAGGATGGTGTAAAACTTGCCCGACAGTCGCGGGATCCAAACACCTTTGATCTTTTCCTTTTTACGGGGCCACCAAAGGTAGATCCCGCTGAGGACCAAGATGATTGTCCAGGTTGTCGTAAGCTCGACGACAATGCGTCCGGTGGTTCCGGCCAAAAGTCGTCGATGAATGTTCAACACGGTGCGGAAAAATGCGCCGACCTGGTCAGGTCCCTTTTCGACTTGCTGTACATGGGCAGTGTATGGATCGACATACACGGAAGTCCCTCGGCCACGGCGTCCTTTCTTTTCCTCCTCACCTTCCTGCTTCTTAGGCGTCACGCTGACGACTGCCGTACGCGACGGGTCGGCATGCAGGGTAATGCGGGTCGACTTGCCGCCGGGGATGGCCTGTTCCGCGCTGGCCAGCATTGCGGTGTATGGGGCTGTCTCACCGACAGAGTCCACGAACAACCGGTCATGATGGACGAAGTCGCCGGTTTCCGCTGCGAAAATAAAGATCCCTCCAGTGATCGAAACCACCATTAGAATCGGCGAGACAATCATGCCAGCATAGAAATGCCAACGCCACATCACGCGGTACAGCGAAGTGGGCGTCGGCTGTTTCTTAGGCGAACTCGAATTGGATGGCACCTTTTCTACGGCACGCACATCCGCTGCTGACTCAACCATGTCTAGGGACATCGGTACTCTCCAATTCGACAGGACTGCAGACGGTCCTGTTTGCTCACTTGGCAGGGGAAAGAATTCAGTTCGCGATCAACAAATCACAGCAAACGCGTTTAGCCAGCATCATCAAACGGAGTCGGCTTACGCGATCTGCGTTTCGGAGCGGATGACACCTTAGCACCAGTGACCTCGATAGGCGGCAACTGAGAAGTCTCTTCGTCGATCGTGAATGTCCACTCGGACTTGGCTAGGCTGCTGTACGCACCTCGCAGTTGATCCGGCGAACCCATGACCGATGGGTTCTCTTGCCAAACGAAGGTTACTTTGTACTCGCCTAGCGGAGCGCCGTCGTCTTTCTCATACGTTCGCAAGCGATAGACGCCGGCCTCATCCGTGACACCCCACGGCTTGGACTTGCGGATGTCGAACGATTCGCCAGTCGGATACAGGGTAACCACAGCGCCCTTGGCCGCTTCACCATTGATCGTGAGCGTTCCTTGAACTGGCTGCACGTCCGACTGCCACTCGGGCCGACCGGTGCAGCCCACCACACAGGGA containing:
- a CDS encoding PIG-L deacetylase family protein; the protein is MSFSLRNLLVISIALLVISGGGTAAAWGQSSASGEPTSEKKLRIICFGAHPDDAEYKSGGTAIKWAKQGHQVKLVSVTNGDIGHWQMSGGELAQRRAAESAEVAKRMGVVSQVLDIHDGELLPTLENRRKITRLIRDWNADIVISHRPWDYHPDHRNVGILVQDAAFMVLVPYFCPDTPPLKQNPVFLYSSDRFQKPYPFRPDVAIALDDVFEEKVDALMALESQIFEGGALGSPEYVAEVPPASKPELRRQFVHDRWTKRQGSEAKQHRGLLQQWYGEELGNKIQFAETFEVCEYGRQPTPEELRELFPFFPQALSN
- a CDS encoding PepSY-associated TM helix domain-containing protein, which produces MSLDMVESAADVRAVEKVPSNSSSPKKQPTPTSLYRVMWRWHFYAGMIVSPILMVVSITGGIFIFAAETGDFVHHDRLFVDSVGETAPYTAMLASAEQAIPGGKSTRITLHADPSRTAVVSVTPKKQEGEEEKKGRRGRGTSVYVDPYTAHVQQVEKGPDQVGAFFRTVLNIHRRLLAGTTGRIVVELTTTWTIILVLSGIYLWWPRKKEKIKGVWIPRLSGKFYTILRDLHTVPGIYLTPICLLIIVTGLFYTVVWGESFYQVTNPLIGSEVVEKEEPGKGGSKSKGAKEAYVAPKLELQAAMTKARELYPDRDVTLTLPTKSDDHYDVSAINDYARGTYGAMDSTGLKLHRDTGMVMDVEDLWNNDRYWWHTWAYPLHVGSVLGMTTKIFWLVACVLLVAMPFTGIWMWWKRRPKGKTGFPATPTPGGVSRWVWITILVLCFTLPTFGLSVLVIVLFDFALSRIQSWRSPRVA